A genomic window from Salvia miltiorrhiza cultivar Shanhuang (shh) chromosome 5, IMPLAD_Smil_shh, whole genome shotgun sequence includes:
- the LOC130985537 gene encoding protein GID8 homolog isoform X2: MASSKKVITRQEWEKRLNSVKIRKEDMNKLVMNFLVTEGYVEAAERFQLESGTEHIDLATITDRMAVKKAVQSGNVEDAIEKVNDLNPEILDTNPQLFFHLQQQRLIELIRNGKIEEALEFAQEELAPRGEENQCFLEELERTVALLAFEDVSNCPVGELLDISQRLKTASEVNAAILTSQSHEKDPKLPSLLKMLMGAQNQLDEKASYPRINDLSTATLEDPSL; this comes from the exons ATG GCCTCGTCGAAAAAGGTTATAACTAGGCAAGAATGGGAAAAGAGGCTCAACAGCGTTAAGATCAGGAAAGAGGATATGAATAAATTGGTGATGAATTTTCTGGTTACTGAGGGTTATGTTGAGGCTGCAGAAAGATTCCAACTAGAGTCCGGGACAGAAC ATATAGATCTTGCAACTATCACTGATCGTATGGCAGTAAAGAAGGCAGTACAGAGTGGTAATGTGGAGGACGCGATTGAAAAAGTTAATGATTTGAACCCTGAG ATATTGGACACAAACCCCCAACTCTTTTTCCATCTCCAACAACAAAGGTTGATAGAACTAATCCGCAATGGGAAGATCGAAGAGGCTTTGGAGTTTGCTCAAGAAGAACTTGCTCCAAGAGGGGAAGAAAAT CAATGTTTCTTAGAAGAGTTGGAGAGGACTGTTGCACTGCTTGCATTTGAAGATGTCAGCAATTGCCCCGTCGGTGAGTTGCTAGATATATCACAGCGCCTCAAGACTGCCAGTGAGGTTAATGCAGCCATCCTCACTAGCCAAAGCCATGAAAAAG ATCCAAAGCTTCCGAGCTTATTGAAAATGCTGATGGGGGCTCAGAATCAGCTGGATGAAAAGGCTTCTTATCCTCGAATTAATGATTTATCTACTGCAACACTCGAGGATCCTTCTCTTTGA
- the LOC130985537 gene encoding protein GID8 homolog isoform X3, whose protein sequence is MNKLVMNFLVTEGYVEAAERFQLESGTEPDIDLATITDRMAVKKAVQSGNVEDAIEKVNDLNPEILDTNPQLFFHLQQQRLIELIRNGKIEEALEFAQEELAPRGEENQCFLEELERTVALLAFEDVSNCPVGELLDISQRLKTASEVNAAILTSQSHEKDPKLPSLLKMLMGAQNQLDEKASYPRINDLSTATLEDPSL, encoded by the exons ATGAATAAATTGGTGATGAATTTTCTGGTTACTGAGGGTTATGTTGAGGCTGCAGAAAGATTCCAACTAGAGTCCGGGACAGAAC CAGATATAGATCTTGCAACTATCACTGATCGTATGGCAGTAAAGAAGGCAGTACAGAGTGGTAATGTGGAGGACGCGATTGAAAAAGTTAATGATTTGAACCCTGAG ATATTGGACACAAACCCCCAACTCTTTTTCCATCTCCAACAACAAAGGTTGATAGAACTAATCCGCAATGGGAAGATCGAAGAGGCTTTGGAGTTTGCTCAAGAAGAACTTGCTCCAAGAGGGGAAGAAAAT CAATGTTTCTTAGAAGAGTTGGAGAGGACTGTTGCACTGCTTGCATTTGAAGATGTCAGCAATTGCCCCGTCGGTGAGTTGCTAGATATATCACAGCGCCTCAAGACTGCCAGTGAGGTTAATGCAGCCATCCTCACTAGCCAAAGCCATGAAAAAG ATCCAAAGCTTCCGAGCTTATTGAAAATGCTGATGGGGGCTCAGAATCAGCTGGATGAAAAGGCTTCTTATCCTCGAATTAATGATTTATCTACTGCAACACTCGAGGATCCTTCTCTTTGA
- the LOC130985537 gene encoding protein GID8 homolog isoform X1, with protein sequence MASSKKVITRQEWEKRLNSVKIRKEDMNKLVMNFLVTEGYVEAAERFQLESGTEPDIDLATITDRMAVKKAVQSGNVEDAIEKVNDLNPEILDTNPQLFFHLQQQRLIELIRNGKIEEALEFAQEELAPRGEENQCFLEELERTVALLAFEDVSNCPVGELLDISQRLKTASEVNAAILTSQSHEKDPKLPSLLKMLMGAQNQLDEKASYPRINDLSTATLEDPSL encoded by the exons ATG GCCTCGTCGAAAAAGGTTATAACTAGGCAAGAATGGGAAAAGAGGCTCAACAGCGTTAAGATCAGGAAAGAGGATATGAATAAATTGGTGATGAATTTTCTGGTTACTGAGGGTTATGTTGAGGCTGCAGAAAGATTCCAACTAGAGTCCGGGACAGAAC CAGATATAGATCTTGCAACTATCACTGATCGTATGGCAGTAAAGAAGGCAGTACAGAGTGGTAATGTGGAGGACGCGATTGAAAAAGTTAATGATTTGAACCCTGAG ATATTGGACACAAACCCCCAACTCTTTTTCCATCTCCAACAACAAAGGTTGATAGAACTAATCCGCAATGGGAAGATCGAAGAGGCTTTGGAGTTTGCTCAAGAAGAACTTGCTCCAAGAGGGGAAGAAAAT CAATGTTTCTTAGAAGAGTTGGAGAGGACTGTTGCACTGCTTGCATTTGAAGATGTCAGCAATTGCCCCGTCGGTGAGTTGCTAGATATATCACAGCGCCTCAAGACTGCCAGTGAGGTTAATGCAGCCATCCTCACTAGCCAAAGCCATGAAAAAG ATCCAAAGCTTCCGAGCTTATTGAAAATGCTGATGGGGGCTCAGAATCAGCTGGATGAAAAGGCTTCTTATCCTCGAATTAATGATTTATCTACTGCAACACTCGAGGATCCTTCTCTTTGA
- the LOC130985539 gene encoding helicase-like transcription factor CHR28 isoform X1, whose protein sequence is MMKADAEGGSSGIMDEMFSADDECDDVYIDFDSFWRVMGAPPASPSQGNIVEDLSSIDVPQGVPNSNDIFLSKAEIPGSGVLSPSHNSEASDSRTGSSDGISESVGTSSAIVGAGTREPSSQFGIVEHSCSRTVSDSISVQENGLSYSCMVGGPQTPSSYSQNDGGRALSGMSNHSDPLCLYGTSHVTHDGGSSADIDMNHDKDLIGCSRLDFHFENMEDASVIDGDRISLDVSHTESSSCEINTADIPVFIPENGGMHLFGSDDPSYASLSSGFQSLACDGGRMVNTMDEGENYSGDFVSVMPYVDVPGSHFGHHTPECGSGSSVSLNGQVGFSYCSDMSTLQEESKNIPHDSLSCIFSKPGGDIKVKKNVESFTSNKFLSTASEVIDIVRRKYHGGESKLPSKGIKWSSSDSFSSISCEDYVSCKKDVKEGILLKSDFLPRGMVDQTNTQKLAIGACDGNSALLASCQPGMWPLASVKAEMNCQKTENEVSEFNGFYLPNISYQRVQSNMVELINLDDDPDVCILEDMSTPPAASNPVRLNGKLFAASQYSSSTDPVEQMALGHSRLRPNDERVIFRVAVQDLAQPKSEAIPPDGLAVTLLKHQRIALSWMVNKETKGACCSGGILADDQGLGKTVSTIALILKERSPSSKAPIANMGQCQMKMCDVDEDNGAPENYYVEDTRENGGTTNLQTKGRPPAGTLIVCPTSVLRQWSEELHNKVTREADLSVLVYHGSSRIKDPLELAKYDVVITTYAIVSMEVPKQPVVDEKDDQFRSPFKGYSSNKKRKLVETASSKKSARSKKSKKQIDNELFEIISGPLAKVGWYRVVLDEAQTIKNHRTQVARACWGLRAKRRWCLSGTPIQNAIDDLYSYFRFLRHEPYATFKTFCEHIKSPIHRNPRVGYKKLQAVLKTIMLRRTKGTYIDGQPIIDLPPKTIELKRIDFSMEERDFYCRLEANSQAQFAEYAKAGTVKQNYVNILLMLLRLRQACDHPLLVRGFSSTSQMTSSIEMAKNFPLEKNIFLLNCLEGSLAICGICSDPPEDAVVTVCGHVFCNQCICEHMIGDDTQCPNKNCKIRLTSSHIFSSTTLRDAISNNPNPENNHTFKCSDSELAKVSESCSSSYPEGSSKIKAALELLKSLSKPHDPALTLSSLEPNEGCCGSDLLHGCDSVGKNGTPDIKQISQSSGQVAGEKAIVFSQWTRMLDLLEDYLKSSSIQYRRLDGTMPISARDKAVKDFKSLPQVSVMIMSLKAASLGLNMVAACHVILLDLWWNPTTEDQAIDRAHRIGQTRPVSVYRLTVKDTVEDRILALQERKREMVASAFGEDETGGRQTRLTVEDLKYLFRVD, encoded by the exons ATGATGAAGGCGGACGCTGAGGGGGGATCGTCTGGGATTATGGATGAGATGTTTAGCGCGGACGATGAGTGCGACGACGTTTACATCGATTTCGACTCTTTCTGGAGAGTCATGGGTGCGCCGCCCGCTTCGCCTTCGCAG GGTAATATAGTGGAAGATCTATCTTCTATTGATGTCCCACAAG GTGTTCCGAATTCAAATGATATATTCTTGTCAAAAGCTGAGATACCAGGATCTGGTGTACTATCACCCTCACACAACTCTGAAGCCTCAGATTCTAGGACTGGAAGTTCAGATGGCATCTCCGAATCTGTAGGGACTTCTTCTGCCATTGTGGGCGCTGGTACTCGAGAACCTTCTTCGCAGTTCGGTATTGTTGAGCACAGCTGCTCTAGAACTGTCTCTGACAGTATATCTGTTCAAGAAAATGGCCTATCTTATAGTTGTATGGTTGGTGGTCCCCAGACTCCATCATCATACAGCCAAAATGATGGTGGCAGAGCTCTATCTGGGATGTCCAACCATAGTGACCCATTGTGTTTGTATGGTACCAGTCATGTTACTCATGATGGAGGGTCTTCTGCTGATATTGACATGAACCATGATAAGGACCTGATTGGATGCTCTAGGCTTGATTTTCATTTTGAAA ACATGGAGGATGCCTCAGTTATTGATGGAGATAGGATTTCTCTGGACGTTTCCCATACTGAGTCCAGTTCTTGTGAAATTAATACAGCGGACATTCCAGTTTTTATTCCTGAAAATGGTGGCATGCACCTTTTCGGCTCAGATGATCCATCCTATGCTTCTCTTAGTTCTGGTTTTCAGTCCTTAGCTTGTGATGGAGGTAGGATGGTCAATACtatggatgaaggagaaaattaTAGTGGCGACTTCGTTTCTGTAATGCCTTATGTGGATGTGCCTGGTTCTCACTTCGGACACCACACACCTGAATGTGGGAGTGGTAGCAGTGTTTCCTTAAATGGCCAAGTTGGATTTAGCTATTGCAGTGACATGAGTACATTGCAGGAAGAGTCAAAAAATATTCCTCATGATTCTTTATCATGCATCTTCAGTAAGCCAGGAGGTGATATCAAGGTCAAGAAAAATGTGGAGTCATTTACATCTAATAAGTTCCTTTCTACAGCATCTGAAGTAATTGACATAGTCCGTAGGAAATATCATGGGGGTGAGAGTAAGCTGCCCTCAAAAGGTATAAAATGGTCTTCATCTGATTCCTTCTCTTCGATTTCTTGTGAGGACTATGTTTCCTGCAAAAAGGATGTAAAAGAGGGCATACTTTTGAAGAGCGATTTCCTTCCTCGGGGCATGGTTGATCAGACTAACACCCAAAAATTAGCTATTGGTGCTTGTGATGGTAATTCTGCTCTTCTCGCGTCATGTCAACCAGGCATGTGGCCATTGGCTTCAGTTAAGGCAGAAATGAATTGTCAAAAGACGGAAAATGAGGTCTCAGAGTTCAACGGTTTTTATCTTCCTAACATCAGTTACCAAAGGGTTCAAAGTAACATGGTAGAGCTTATAAATCTCGATGATGACCCCGATGTTTGTATTCTTGAGGATATGAGTACACCACCAGCAGCCTCAAATCCTGTTAGATTAAATGGAAAGTTGTTTGCTGCTTCGCAATATTCTTCATCGACAGACCCTGTTGAGCAGATGGCCTTGGGACATTCAAGGCTTAGACCAAATGATGAACGGGTTATTTTTCGAGTTGCTGTGCAG GATCTTGCTCAGCCAAAATCAGAAGCTATTCCACCTGATGGATTGGCTGTGACTCTACTGAAGCACCAG CGAATTGCTTTATCCTGGATGGTTAACAAAGAGACGAAAGGTGCGTGTTGTTCTGGTGGGATTCTTGCGGATGATCAG GGACTTGGGAAGACAGTGTCAACTATTGCATTGATATTAAAAGAGAGGTCACCTTCTTCTAAAGCACCGATAGCTAATATGGGACAATGTCAAATGAAGATGTGTGATGTGGACGAGGACAATGGAGCTCCTGAAAATTACTATGTGGAGGATACTCGTGAGAATGGTGGTACGACTAACCTACAAACCAAGGGCAGACCACCTGCTGGGACCCTTATTGTATGTCCAACAAGTGTTCTCCGGCAATGGTCTGAAGAGTTGCATAATAAAGTGACTAGGGAAGCTGATCTTTCTGTTCTAGTCTACCATGGAAGCAGCCGCATCAAGGATCCTCTTGAGCTTGCTAAGTATGATGTGGTGATTACAACATATGCTATTGTTAGCATGGAGGTGCCAAAGCAGCCTGTTGTTGATGAGAAAGATGATCAATTCCGTTCCCCTTTCAAAGGATACTCATCTAATAAAAAGAGGAAGTTAGTTGAAACTGCATCCTCTAAGAAGTCTGCTAGGAGTAAGAAGAGTAAGAAACAAATCGACAatgaattatttgaaattatttctGGCCCTCTTGCCAAGGTTGGATGGTATAGGGTTGTATTGGATGAGGCTCAAACCATCAAAAACCACAGAACTCAAGTAGCTAGGGCTTGCTGGGGACTTCGTGCTAAGCGTAGGTGGTGCTTATCTGGGACACCAATTCAGAATGCAATAGATGATCTTTATAGCTACTTTAGATTTCTCAGGCACGAACCGTATGCTACTTTTAAGACTTTCTGTGAGCATATTAAGTCACCAATTCATAGGAATCCAAGGGTTGGGTACAAAAAACTGCAAGCAGTGCTGAAGACTATCATGCTGCGTCGGACGAAAG GTACTTATATTGATGGACAACCAATTATTGATCTTCCACCGAAAACTATAGAATTGAAAAGGATTGATTTCTCCATGGAGGAGCGCGATTTCTATTGCAGACTCGAGGCTAATTCACAGGCCCAATTTGCA GAATATGCAAAAGCAGGGACGGTCAAACAGAACTATGTGAATATATTATTAATGCTTCTGCGGCTTCGACAGGCTTGTGACCACCCTCTTCTTGTTAGGGGGTTCAGTTCTACTTCACAGATGACCTCCTCCATTGAGATGGCTAAGAATTTTCCCCTGGAGAAAAACATCTTCCTTCTGAATTGTTTGGAAGGCTCTTTGGCAATTTGTGGGATATGCAGT GATCCACCTGAAGATGCTGTAGTAACTGTCTGTGGCCATGTCTTTTGCAACCAGTGCATTTGTGAGCATATGATTGGTGATGACACCCAATGTCCCAACAAGAATTGCAAAATTCGTCTGACTTCGTCACACATATTTTCTAGTACCACACTACGGGATGCTATATCAAATAACCCAAATCCAGAAAATAACCACACATTCAAGTGCTCTGATTCTGAGCTTGCTAAAGTTTCGGAGTCTTGCTCTTCAAGCTATCCAGAAGGTTCTTCCAAAATTAAAGCTGCTCTGGAGCTCTTGAAGTCTTTGTCTAAGCCACATGATCCTGCCTTAACATTGAGTTCTTTAGAACCTAATGAAGGATGTTGCGGTTCAGATTTGTTGCATGGTTGTGATTCAGTGGGAAAGAATGGAACTCCAGACATAAAACAGATTTCTCAGAGTTCTGGTCAGGTTGCGGGGGAGAAGGCAATTGTGTTTTCCCAGTGGACAAGGATGTTGGATTTGCTTGAGGATTATTTGAAAAGTTCATCCATTCAATACCGCAGACTTGACGGAACAATGCCTATTTCTGCCAGAGACAAGGCAGTGaaagattttaaaagtcttccCCAG GTTTCTGTCATGATAATGTCTTTGAAAGCTGCTAGTCTTGGATTGAACATGGTGGCTGCTTGCCACGTCATCCTCCTGGACCTCTGGTGGAATCCAACGACTGAAGATCAAGCTATAGATAGAGCACATCGTATCGGGCAGACACGCCCTGTTTCAGTTTATCGGCTGACTGTGAAGGACACAGTAGAAGATCGCATTTTGGCCTTGCAG GAAAGGAAGAGAGAGATGGTTGCATCTGCCTTCGGTGAGGACGAGACTGGTGGTCGACAAACTCGGCTCACTGTGGAAGATTTGAAGTATCTATTCAGGGTTGATTAA
- the LOC130985539 gene encoding helicase-like transcription factor CHR28 isoform X2 — translation MSHKVGVPNSNDIFLSKAEIPGSGVLSPSHNSEASDSRTGSSDGISESVGTSSAIVGAGTREPSSQFGIVEHSCSRTVSDSISVQENGLSYSCMVGGPQTPSSYSQNDGGRALSGMSNHSDPLCLYGTSHVTHDGGSSADIDMNHDKDLIGCSRLDFHFENMEDASVIDGDRISLDVSHTESSSCEINTADIPVFIPENGGMHLFGSDDPSYASLSSGFQSLACDGGRMVNTMDEGENYSGDFVSVMPYVDVPGSHFGHHTPECGSGSSVSLNGQVGFSYCSDMSTLQEESKNIPHDSLSCIFSKPGGDIKVKKNVESFTSNKFLSTASEVIDIVRRKYHGGESKLPSKGIKWSSSDSFSSISCEDYVSCKKDVKEGILLKSDFLPRGMVDQTNTQKLAIGACDGNSALLASCQPGMWPLASVKAEMNCQKTENEVSEFNGFYLPNISYQRVQSNMVELINLDDDPDVCILEDMSTPPAASNPVRLNGKLFAASQYSSSTDPVEQMALGHSRLRPNDERVIFRVAVQDLAQPKSEAIPPDGLAVTLLKHQRIALSWMVNKETKGACCSGGILADDQGLGKTVSTIALILKERSPSSKAPIANMGQCQMKMCDVDEDNGAPENYYVEDTRENGGTTNLQTKGRPPAGTLIVCPTSVLRQWSEELHNKVTREADLSVLVYHGSSRIKDPLELAKYDVVITTYAIVSMEVPKQPVVDEKDDQFRSPFKGYSSNKKRKLVETASSKKSARSKKSKKQIDNELFEIISGPLAKVGWYRVVLDEAQTIKNHRTQVARACWGLRAKRRWCLSGTPIQNAIDDLYSYFRFLRHEPYATFKTFCEHIKSPIHRNPRVGYKKLQAVLKTIMLRRTKGTYIDGQPIIDLPPKTIELKRIDFSMEERDFYCRLEANSQAQFAEYAKAGTVKQNYVNILLMLLRLRQACDHPLLVRGFSSTSQMTSSIEMAKNFPLEKNIFLLNCLEGSLAICGICSDPPEDAVVTVCGHVFCNQCICEHMIGDDTQCPNKNCKIRLTSSHIFSSTTLRDAISNNPNPENNHTFKCSDSELAKVSESCSSSYPEGSSKIKAALELLKSLSKPHDPALTLSSLEPNEGCCGSDLLHGCDSVGKNGTPDIKQISQSSGQVAGEKAIVFSQWTRMLDLLEDYLKSSSIQYRRLDGTMPISARDKAVKDFKSLPQVSVMIMSLKAASLGLNMVAACHVILLDLWWNPTTEDQAIDRAHRIGQTRPVSVYRLTVKDTVEDRILALQERKREMVASAFGEDETGGRQTRLTVEDLKYLFRVD, via the exons ATGTCCCACAAGGTTG GTGTTCCGAATTCAAATGATATATTCTTGTCAAAAGCTGAGATACCAGGATCTGGTGTACTATCACCCTCACACAACTCTGAAGCCTCAGATTCTAGGACTGGAAGTTCAGATGGCATCTCCGAATCTGTAGGGACTTCTTCTGCCATTGTGGGCGCTGGTACTCGAGAACCTTCTTCGCAGTTCGGTATTGTTGAGCACAGCTGCTCTAGAACTGTCTCTGACAGTATATCTGTTCAAGAAAATGGCCTATCTTATAGTTGTATGGTTGGTGGTCCCCAGACTCCATCATCATACAGCCAAAATGATGGTGGCAGAGCTCTATCTGGGATGTCCAACCATAGTGACCCATTGTGTTTGTATGGTACCAGTCATGTTACTCATGATGGAGGGTCTTCTGCTGATATTGACATGAACCATGATAAGGACCTGATTGGATGCTCTAGGCTTGATTTTCATTTTGAAA ACATGGAGGATGCCTCAGTTATTGATGGAGATAGGATTTCTCTGGACGTTTCCCATACTGAGTCCAGTTCTTGTGAAATTAATACAGCGGACATTCCAGTTTTTATTCCTGAAAATGGTGGCATGCACCTTTTCGGCTCAGATGATCCATCCTATGCTTCTCTTAGTTCTGGTTTTCAGTCCTTAGCTTGTGATGGAGGTAGGATGGTCAATACtatggatgaaggagaaaattaTAGTGGCGACTTCGTTTCTGTAATGCCTTATGTGGATGTGCCTGGTTCTCACTTCGGACACCACACACCTGAATGTGGGAGTGGTAGCAGTGTTTCCTTAAATGGCCAAGTTGGATTTAGCTATTGCAGTGACATGAGTACATTGCAGGAAGAGTCAAAAAATATTCCTCATGATTCTTTATCATGCATCTTCAGTAAGCCAGGAGGTGATATCAAGGTCAAGAAAAATGTGGAGTCATTTACATCTAATAAGTTCCTTTCTACAGCATCTGAAGTAATTGACATAGTCCGTAGGAAATATCATGGGGGTGAGAGTAAGCTGCCCTCAAAAGGTATAAAATGGTCTTCATCTGATTCCTTCTCTTCGATTTCTTGTGAGGACTATGTTTCCTGCAAAAAGGATGTAAAAGAGGGCATACTTTTGAAGAGCGATTTCCTTCCTCGGGGCATGGTTGATCAGACTAACACCCAAAAATTAGCTATTGGTGCTTGTGATGGTAATTCTGCTCTTCTCGCGTCATGTCAACCAGGCATGTGGCCATTGGCTTCAGTTAAGGCAGAAATGAATTGTCAAAAGACGGAAAATGAGGTCTCAGAGTTCAACGGTTTTTATCTTCCTAACATCAGTTACCAAAGGGTTCAAAGTAACATGGTAGAGCTTATAAATCTCGATGATGACCCCGATGTTTGTATTCTTGAGGATATGAGTACACCACCAGCAGCCTCAAATCCTGTTAGATTAAATGGAAAGTTGTTTGCTGCTTCGCAATATTCTTCATCGACAGACCCTGTTGAGCAGATGGCCTTGGGACATTCAAGGCTTAGACCAAATGATGAACGGGTTATTTTTCGAGTTGCTGTGCAG GATCTTGCTCAGCCAAAATCAGAAGCTATTCCACCTGATGGATTGGCTGTGACTCTACTGAAGCACCAG CGAATTGCTTTATCCTGGATGGTTAACAAAGAGACGAAAGGTGCGTGTTGTTCTGGTGGGATTCTTGCGGATGATCAG GGACTTGGGAAGACAGTGTCAACTATTGCATTGATATTAAAAGAGAGGTCACCTTCTTCTAAAGCACCGATAGCTAATATGGGACAATGTCAAATGAAGATGTGTGATGTGGACGAGGACAATGGAGCTCCTGAAAATTACTATGTGGAGGATACTCGTGAGAATGGTGGTACGACTAACCTACAAACCAAGGGCAGACCACCTGCTGGGACCCTTATTGTATGTCCAACAAGTGTTCTCCGGCAATGGTCTGAAGAGTTGCATAATAAAGTGACTAGGGAAGCTGATCTTTCTGTTCTAGTCTACCATGGAAGCAGCCGCATCAAGGATCCTCTTGAGCTTGCTAAGTATGATGTGGTGATTACAACATATGCTATTGTTAGCATGGAGGTGCCAAAGCAGCCTGTTGTTGATGAGAAAGATGATCAATTCCGTTCCCCTTTCAAAGGATACTCATCTAATAAAAAGAGGAAGTTAGTTGAAACTGCATCCTCTAAGAAGTCTGCTAGGAGTAAGAAGAGTAAGAAACAAATCGACAatgaattatttgaaattatttctGGCCCTCTTGCCAAGGTTGGATGGTATAGGGTTGTATTGGATGAGGCTCAAACCATCAAAAACCACAGAACTCAAGTAGCTAGGGCTTGCTGGGGACTTCGTGCTAAGCGTAGGTGGTGCTTATCTGGGACACCAATTCAGAATGCAATAGATGATCTTTATAGCTACTTTAGATTTCTCAGGCACGAACCGTATGCTACTTTTAAGACTTTCTGTGAGCATATTAAGTCACCAATTCATAGGAATCCAAGGGTTGGGTACAAAAAACTGCAAGCAGTGCTGAAGACTATCATGCTGCGTCGGACGAAAG GTACTTATATTGATGGACAACCAATTATTGATCTTCCACCGAAAACTATAGAATTGAAAAGGATTGATTTCTCCATGGAGGAGCGCGATTTCTATTGCAGACTCGAGGCTAATTCACAGGCCCAATTTGCA GAATATGCAAAAGCAGGGACGGTCAAACAGAACTATGTGAATATATTATTAATGCTTCTGCGGCTTCGACAGGCTTGTGACCACCCTCTTCTTGTTAGGGGGTTCAGTTCTACTTCACAGATGACCTCCTCCATTGAGATGGCTAAGAATTTTCCCCTGGAGAAAAACATCTTCCTTCTGAATTGTTTGGAAGGCTCTTTGGCAATTTGTGGGATATGCAGT GATCCACCTGAAGATGCTGTAGTAACTGTCTGTGGCCATGTCTTTTGCAACCAGTGCATTTGTGAGCATATGATTGGTGATGACACCCAATGTCCCAACAAGAATTGCAAAATTCGTCTGACTTCGTCACACATATTTTCTAGTACCACACTACGGGATGCTATATCAAATAACCCAAATCCAGAAAATAACCACACATTCAAGTGCTCTGATTCTGAGCTTGCTAAAGTTTCGGAGTCTTGCTCTTCAAGCTATCCAGAAGGTTCTTCCAAAATTAAAGCTGCTCTGGAGCTCTTGAAGTCTTTGTCTAAGCCACATGATCCTGCCTTAACATTGAGTTCTTTAGAACCTAATGAAGGATGTTGCGGTTCAGATTTGTTGCATGGTTGTGATTCAGTGGGAAAGAATGGAACTCCAGACATAAAACAGATTTCTCAGAGTTCTGGTCAGGTTGCGGGGGAGAAGGCAATTGTGTTTTCCCAGTGGACAAGGATGTTGGATTTGCTTGAGGATTATTTGAAAAGTTCATCCATTCAATACCGCAGACTTGACGGAACAATGCCTATTTCTGCCAGAGACAAGGCAGTGaaagattttaaaagtcttccCCAG GTTTCTGTCATGATAATGTCTTTGAAAGCTGCTAGTCTTGGATTGAACATGGTGGCTGCTTGCCACGTCATCCTCCTGGACCTCTGGTGGAATCCAACGACTGAAGATCAAGCTATAGATAGAGCACATCGTATCGGGCAGACACGCCCTGTTTCAGTTTATCGGCTGACTGTGAAGGACACAGTAGAAGATCGCATTTTGGCCTTGCAG GAAAGGAAGAGAGAGATGGTTGCATCTGCCTTCGGTGAGGACGAGACTGGTGGTCGACAAACTCGGCTCACTGTGGAAGATTTGAAGTATCTATTCAGGGTTGATTAA